In Methanosarcina barkeri MS, a single window of DNA contains:
- a CDS encoding HAD family hydrolase, with protein sequence MYKRIAVVFDSAGTLLHMYRVAKESSTGNILENIESTAIVAQKNGCGLVVLNAESDILLRSRRDMPLFEFIKKYRISIGISCSKGIFTPEIACDIIKGTSPKMGDIHDVLEAVASHCPNIFYLAAGLIVDSQAKTVPYILSTGGHVFNTTLQAVQTLHSMKVDTYIASGDGLFALMQLAEFIDIPPERVFAYSNTLMKEKVVLELKQKYDLVLMVGDGINDILAFRAADVGVMTTQQGDKRPKELREAADVIIDDIIKVVDVVKSL encoded by the coding sequence ATGTACAAAAGAATTGCAGTGGTCTTTGATAGTGCCGGAACTCTTCTACATATGTACAGGGTTGCAAAGGAATCCAGTACCGGGAATATCCTTGAAAATATAGAGAGCACTGCTATTGTCGCGCAAAAGAATGGATGCGGGCTTGTAGTTCTGAATGCCGAAAGTGATATACTCCTGCGCTCAAGAAGAGACATGCCTCTGTTTGAGTTTATAAAAAAGTACAGAATTTCAATAGGTATAAGCTGTTCAAAAGGAATTTTTACTCCAGAGATTGCATGTGATATCATAAAGGGAACATCTCCAAAAATGGGCGACATACATGATGTGTTGGAAGCAGTTGCATCCCACTGTCCAAATATTTTTTATCTAGCGGCAGGCCTGATAGTTGATTCTCAAGCTAAAACTGTTCCATATATACTGAGTACAGGAGGGCATGTATTCAATACCACGTTACAAGCGGTCCAGACTCTTCATTCCATGAAAGTGGATACGTATATAGCGTCCGGTGATGGTTTATTTGCTCTCATGCAACTGGCTGAGTTCATAGATATTCCCCCGGAAAGAGTCTTTGCTTATTCAAACACCCTGATGAAAGAAAAAGTAGTGCTCGAACTAAAGCAAAAATATGATCTGGTACTCATGGTAGGAGATGGAATTAATGACATATTGGCATTCAGAGCAGCAGATGTAGGAGTAATGACAACACAGCAGGGCGACAAAAGACCTAAAGAACTAAGAGAAGCTGCAGATGTGATAATTGATGATATTATAAAGGTTGTGGATGTGGTAAAATCGCTGTAA
- a CDS encoding presenilin family intramembrane aspartyl protease PSH, with the protein MSSIEQSIKEYLPIISMGGLILIVQILALFLSTPMEVSGMQAFEDPTQVSNSIYYIIMILVFTLFVLIAIKKNMKWVISLFIYLAIISTIYYVVLALFTLIPFLSGVESIVSVVLSVGITVLLYKYPEWYVVDIVGVCIAAGVSALIGISLSVVPVIVLLVLLAIYDAISVYKTKHMVSMAEGVMDLKLPIMFVIPKNLNYSFLTEDFKQDEKHEAFFMGLGDAVMPTLLVVSANVFMKSNFYPVLGAILGTLIGHAILSIQVMKGNPQAGLPFLNSGVILGFFAGVLISGASFL; encoded by the coding sequence TTGAGTTCCATTGAACAATCAATTAAAGAATATTTACCTATTATTTCCATGGGAGGACTAATCCTTATAGTGCAGATTCTTGCACTCTTTTTGTCCACACCAATGGAAGTTAGTGGAATGCAGGCTTTTGAGGACCCAACCCAGGTGTCTAATTCTATATATTATATTATAATGATCCTGGTTTTTACCCTGTTTGTCCTTATAGCAATAAAGAAAAATATGAAATGGGTAATCAGCCTCTTTATTTATTTGGCCATAATAAGCACTATCTATTACGTAGTCCTCGCCCTGTTTACTCTCATTCCGTTTCTTTCAGGAGTTGAGTCCATTGTCTCAGTTGTGCTGTCCGTAGGAATAACAGTGCTGCTCTATAAATATCCAGAATGGTATGTAGTTGACATTGTGGGAGTTTGTATTGCAGCTGGGGTCAGTGCCCTGATAGGAATTTCCCTCTCAGTTGTCCCCGTAATAGTACTTCTGGTGCTTCTTGCAATATACGACGCTATCTCAGTATACAAAACAAAGCACATGGTATCTATGGCTGAGGGAGTAATGGATCTGAAACTTCCAATAATGTTTGTAATTCCAAAAAACCTGAACTATTCTTTCTTGACGGAAGACTTCAAACAGGACGAAAAGCATGAGGCTTTTTTTATGGGGCTCGGAGATGCTGTTATGCCTACCCTGCTAGTAGTCTCAGCAAACGTCTTCATGAAAAGTAATTTCTATCCAGTCCTTGGGGCCATACTGGGCACGCTTATAGGGCACGCAATTCTTTCCATTCAGGTAATGAAAGGAAATCCACAGGCAGGTCTTCCCTTTTTGAATTCCGGAGTAATCTTGGGGTTCTTTGCTGGTGTCCTGATCTCAGGGGCCTCATTTCTGTGA
- the fen gene encoding flap endonuclease-1, which produces MGTDIGDLLQKRKVELSDLTNQVVAIDAFNTLHQFLSIIRQRDGSPLVDSAGRVTSHLSGLLYRTASLIEAGVKPLFVFDGKPPDLKSETLNQRKEIRESSREKWENAKAIGDLESAYKYAQASSKVNQEIVEDSKYLLGIMGVPFVQAPCEGEAQAAHVVLKKDANCVASQDYDSFLFGAPIVVRNLAVTGKRKLPGKNIYVDVEPEKIKLDETLKALEITREQLIDIAICVGTDYNKGLEKVGPKTALKLIKKHGDIYAVLREKKAEIEAVDQIRDIFLHPEVTDNYKIRWGKPDSEKLLEFLCESHDFSIDRVGKAAERLKAASGARQKTLDQWF; this is translated from the coding sequence ATGGGTACAGATATAGGCGACCTGCTCCAGAAAAGAAAAGTTGAACTTTCGGATCTTACTAATCAGGTGGTTGCAATTGATGCGTTTAACACGCTACACCAGTTTTTGAGCATTATTCGCCAGCGGGACGGAAGCCCTCTGGTTGACTCTGCAGGGAGAGTAACTTCACATCTCTCAGGCCTGCTCTACCGAACAGCGAGCCTTATAGAAGCAGGTGTCAAACCTCTCTTCGTTTTTGACGGCAAGCCTCCTGACCTCAAATCCGAAACCCTGAACCAAAGAAAAGAAATAAGAGAATCCTCCCGGGAAAAATGGGAGAATGCAAAGGCTATAGGAGATCTTGAATCGGCCTATAAGTATGCTCAGGCTTCTTCAAAAGTAAACCAGGAAATTGTTGAAGATTCCAAATATCTCCTTGGTATTATGGGAGTTCCCTTTGTTCAGGCCCCCTGTGAGGGCGAAGCACAGGCTGCACATGTGGTTCTCAAAAAAGATGCCAACTGCGTTGCTTCGCAAGATTACGATTCATTTCTTTTCGGGGCTCCAATTGTTGTCCGGAACCTGGCTGTAACAGGAAAACGCAAGCTTCCGGGAAAAAACATTTACGTTGACGTCGAACCTGAAAAAATCAAGTTGGATGAGACTCTCAAAGCCCTGGAAATTACGCGGGAGCAGCTCATAGATATCGCTATCTGTGTGGGCACGGATTATAACAAAGGGCTGGAGAAAGTAGGCCCCAAGACAGCCCTTAAACTAATTAAAAAGCATGGGGATATTTATGCCGTACTCCGGGAAAAAAAGGCAGAAATTGAAGCTGTGGATCAAATAAGAGATATCTTTCTCCACCCTGAAGTAACGGATAATTACAAAATAAGATGGGGAAAACCTGATTCTGAAAAACTTCTCGAATTCCTCTGTGAGAGTCACGATTTTTCGATCGACAGGGTGGGAAAAGCTGCAGAACGACTTAAAGCTGCTTCAGGAGCCAGACAAAAAACTCTCGACCAGTGGTTTTAA
- a CDS encoding cation diffusion facilitator family transporter, which translates to MVTALIQAFIAWSSESLAPLENTVIILEMLQPFGDAATKDTLGLAFYLSQKKLYKHFTYGYGRKEDIAA; encoded by the coding sequence ATGGTAACAGCTCTTATTCAGGCGTTTATTGCCTGGTCTTCGGAAAGCTTAGCTCCTCTCGAGAATACAGTCATAATTTTGGAGATGCTGCAACCTTTTGGAGATGCCGCAACCAAAGACACTTTAGGTCTTGCCTTTTATCTTTCCCAGAAAAAGTTGTATAAGCATTTTACGTACGGTTACGGCAGAAAAGAGGATATTGCAGCCTGA
- a CDS encoding beta-ribofuranosylaminobenzene 5'-phosphate synthase — protein MIKITTPCRIHMTLIDMNAEIGRVDGGAGLTLSSPNIRITAEEADGVNIEGLQSFADRMKRAAESLLPEGKGIRINVQEVYPAHVGFGSGTQSSLAAAAAVNELYGLGMSVRELALAVKRGGTSGIGVAAFEKGGFIVDGGHKFKDKGGFMPSAASKVPPGPVLFREDFPQWEMVVAIPNDKGMHDQEEVETFKKFCPLPVEEVREISHVVLMQMMPAVMEEDIVSFGAAVNHVQTVGFNKRESLIWPEFVKDIASLMRNRSYGAGVSSFGPVVYSFVDNKSEGRQLQAEVQKMLDDSVGGTVMLTRARNHGAEISRV, from the coding sequence ATGATCAAAATAACCACTCCTTGCCGAATTCATATGACGCTTATTGATATGAATGCGGAGATCGGAAGAGTCGATGGAGGAGCAGGACTAACCCTTTCCTCTCCCAATATACGAATTACGGCTGAAGAAGCCGATGGAGTCAATATAGAAGGTCTGCAGAGTTTTGCCGATCGGATGAAAAGAGCTGCAGAATCCCTGCTTCCTGAGGGTAAAGGGATCAGGATCAACGTACAGGAAGTGTACCCAGCCCATGTAGGTTTCGGGTCAGGAACTCAGTCTTCCCTAGCCGCGGCAGCAGCTGTAAATGAACTATATGGACTTGGGATGAGTGTTAGAGAACTTGCACTTGCAGTAAAAAGAGGAGGGACTTCTGGTATAGGAGTAGCTGCTTTTGAGAAAGGCGGGTTTATAGTTGACGGAGGGCATAAGTTCAAAGATAAAGGTGGTTTTATGCCGTCGGCTGCCAGTAAAGTACCGCCCGGGCCAGTGCTCTTCAGAGAGGATTTTCCTCAATGGGAAATGGTGGTAGCAATCCCCAACGACAAGGGAATGCATGACCAGGAGGAAGTCGAGACCTTCAAGAAATTCTGTCCCCTCCCTGTAGAAGAAGTCAGGGAAATTTCCCATGTCGTGCTCATGCAGATGATGCCTGCCGTGATGGAAGAAGATATAGTGAGTTTCGGGGCCGCAGTAAATCATGTTCAGACTGTTGGTTTTAACAAAAGGGAGAGCCTTATCTGGCCTGAGTTTGTGAAAGATATTGCTTCTTTAATGCGCAACCGGAGCTACGGAGCCGGGGTAAGTTCTTTTGGGCCTGTAGTATATTCTTTTGTAGATAACAAATCGGAAGGCAGGCAGCTTCAGGCGGAAGTCCAGAAAATGCTTGACGACTCTGTTGGTGGGACTGTCATGCTTACCAGGGCAAGAAATCACGGAGCAGAAATATCCCGGGTTTGA
- the gpmI gene encoding 2,3-bisphosphoglycerate-independent phosphoglycerate mutase: MTHAKKPLMLIILDGWGYREAREGNAILAARTPNLDSLIEEYPWCFLEASGEAVGLPEGQMGNSEVGHLNIGAGRIVYQDLTRINLSIRKGDFFKNPAFLGAISNAKANDSSLHLMGLVSYGGVHSYMTHIYSLIKLAQQEGLKKVYIHAFLDGRDVPPKAALKDIKELDAFCKEHGNAKIATISGRYYAMDRDKRWDRTKLAYDALTLGVAPYKTPDAETAVSEAYDRGETDEFVKPTVITDSEGKPEAVIKDNDSIIFFNFRPDRARQLTWAFVNQDFENFPREKHPKVYYVCMAQYDETLDLPIAFPPEELENVLGEVLSKQGLTQLRIAETEKYAHVTFFLNGGQEKCYEGEDRCLIPSPKIATYDLKPEMSAYEVTEKVIGRIRSGKYDVIVLNFANMDMVGHTGIFEAAVKAVEAVDSCVGKIAACLKEVGGVAIITADHGNAEQMENSTTGEPHTAHTSNPVKCIYFGNDEVKGLKNGKLCDLAPTLLEFLKIRKPEEMTGESLIIK; encoded by the coding sequence ATGACTCATGCAAAAAAACCTCTTATGCTCATTATTCTTGATGGCTGGGGCTACAGGGAAGCAAGAGAAGGAAACGCTATCCTGGCAGCCAGAACTCCAAATCTTGACTCTCTGATAGAAGAATATCCCTGGTGTTTCTTAGAAGCCTCAGGGGAAGCTGTAGGCCTTCCGGAAGGCCAGATGGGAAACTCTGAAGTCGGGCACCTGAATATAGGGGCAGGGCGAATTGTGTACCAGGACCTAACCCGAATAAATCTCTCCATAAGGAAAGGTGACTTCTTCAAGAATCCGGCTTTTTTGGGTGCAATTTCAAATGCCAAAGCCAACGATTCCAGCCTGCATCTCATGGGGCTTGTCTCCTACGGAGGCGTTCATAGCTATATGACCCATATTTATTCCCTTATCAAGCTCGCACAGCAGGAAGGGTTGAAAAAAGTATATATACATGCTTTTTTGGATGGCAGAGACGTGCCTCCTAAAGCCGCCCTCAAAGATATAAAGGAGCTTGATGCTTTTTGTAAGGAGCACGGAAATGCTAAAATCGCAACTATATCAGGGCGCTATTATGCAATGGACAGAGATAAACGTTGGGATAGAACAAAACTTGCCTATGATGCCCTGACTCTGGGAGTTGCGCCTTACAAAACTCCTGATGCAGAAACTGCAGTTTCTGAAGCTTATGATAGAGGAGAAACTGATGAGTTTGTAAAACCGACTGTAATCACAGATTCAGAAGGAAAGCCTGAGGCAGTCATAAAGGATAATGATTCTATAATCTTTTTTAATTTCAGGCCTGATAGAGCACGGCAGCTTACCTGGGCTTTTGTAAATCAAGACTTTGAGAACTTTCCCAGAGAAAAACACCCGAAAGTTTACTATGTCTGTATGGCCCAGTACGATGAAACCCTTGATTTGCCTATAGCTTTCCCACCGGAAGAACTTGAAAATGTGCTTGGCGAAGTACTGAGCAAGCAGGGACTGACCCAGCTTCGGATTGCCGAAACAGAAAAGTATGCTCATGTGACCTTTTTCCTTAATGGAGGGCAGGAAAAATGTTATGAGGGAGAAGACCGCTGCCTCATCCCGTCACCAAAGATTGCTACCTATGACCTTAAGCCCGAAATGAGTGCATATGAGGTTACGGAGAAAGTGATAGGGAGGATTCGGTCAGGAAAGTATGATGTGATTGTCCTTAACTTCGCAAACATGGATATGGTCGGGCATACCGGTATCTTTGAGGCTGCAGTAAAGGCAGTGGAAGCCGTAGATAGCTGCGTGGGCAAAATTGCCGCGTGTCTGAAAGAGGTAGGAGGCGTAGCAATTATAACCGCAGACCATGGAAATGCCGAACAGATGGAAAATTCGACAACGGGAGAGCCACATACTGCACATACTTCAAATCCGGTAAAGTGCATTTACTTCGGAAACGATGAAGTTAAAGGACTTAAGAACGGAAAACTGTGTGATCTTGCACCAACCCTTCTGGAATTCCTCAAGATCCGAAAGCCTGAGGAGATGACAGGAGAATCTCTTATTATAAAATAA
- a CDS encoding acetate uptake transporter, with the protein MSQNIKDVMNIRDIKITDLSANPAPLGLMGFGMTTVLLNIHNAGFYPMNAMILSIGIFYGGLAQVIAGLEEWKKGNTFGATAFTSFGFFWLSLVGIILIPKSPDYAGLATESLPFAAYLFMWGVFTLFMFIGTLKGSKALSVVFLTLTILFFLLAAGNYLESAGILKIAGYEGILTGLSAIYTALGQVLNEAYGKKIVPL; encoded by the coding sequence ATGAGTCAAAATATTAAAGACGTCATGAATATTCGTGATATAAAAATAACGGATTTATCCGCAAACCCTGCTCCTCTGGGTTTAATGGGCTTCGGAATGACAACTGTACTATTGAATATACACAATGCGGGTTTCTATCCGATGAATGCGATGATCCTTTCGATAGGTATCTTTTACGGTGGATTAGCTCAGGTCATTGCCGGACTCGAGGAATGGAAGAAAGGAAATACCTTTGGAGCCACTGCTTTTACCTCATTCGGGTTTTTCTGGCTTTCTCTGGTGGGGATTATCCTTATTCCTAAGTCTCCAGACTACGCAGGGCTGGCCACAGAGTCACTCCCATTTGCTGCATACCTATTCATGTGGGGAGTTTTCACCCTATTCATGTTCATAGGTACTCTCAAAGGCTCAAAGGCTCTCTCCGTTGTTTTCCTGACCCTTACAATCCTGTTCTTCTTGCTTGCAGCAGGAAATTATCTGGAAAGTGCCGGAATCCTGAAGATAGCCGGTTATGAAGGAATCCTTACAGGACTCTCTGCAATATACACAGCCCTTGGTCAGGTATTAAATGAAGCATATGGAAAGAAAATAGTTCCTTTATAA
- a CDS encoding UbiA family prenyltransferase, which yields MSSNVFFGSFERFLRYRRKNAPEYGKKNATLELLKSSILVAFSGALRIHIAFLLLQIHSSIFTCIAGGLVIYSVYTLDRALGSEEDIINRKELSGSRKEIGLAVSMITFVIGSYVLAKEGMLALAFLPLITGFLYSKGIKIGKFALKLKGGLGGKNFVVGLTWGAFISGLAGSTCRSMLPIILVFTFFGVKLFINSAIYDFKDIKGDTLAGIKTLPVSLGAQNTRNFLLGLHLLSHLILGISIINGVLAFEPIIILYSFICGLICIHNYTKTDNIESRSRKLERTILVDGESTSIVGLRTIASVFLT from the coding sequence ATGAGCTCCAATGTATTTTTCGGAAGTTTTGAACGTTTTCTCAGGTACAGACGAAAGAATGCCCCAGAATATGGGAAAAAGAATGCCACACTAGAACTCTTAAAAAGTTCCATATTAGTTGCATTTTCAGGCGCATTAAGGATTCATATTGCCTTCCTCCTGCTTCAAATTCATTCAAGTATATTCACCTGTATTGCAGGAGGACTCGTAATTTACAGCGTATATACACTCGACAGGGCTCTTGGATCAGAAGAAGATATTATAAACCGGAAAGAGTTAAGTGGGTCAAGAAAAGAAATAGGACTTGCAGTCTCTATGATTACCTTCGTGATAGGAAGCTATGTACTGGCAAAAGAAGGAATGCTAGCACTTGCATTCTTACCTCTCATAACCGGCTTCCTTTATAGTAAAGGAATTAAAATAGGAAAATTCGCTTTAAAACTCAAAGGTGGACTTGGAGGCAAAAATTTTGTTGTAGGTCTCACCTGGGGGGCTTTCATTTCAGGGCTTGCAGGCAGCACCTGTAGGAGCATGCTCCCAATAATTTTAGTTTTCACTTTCTTTGGGGTTAAGCTCTTCATCAATTCTGCTATATATGACTTCAAAGATATCAAAGGAGATACTCTCGCAGGTATCAAAACCCTTCCTGTAAGCCTTGGGGCACAAAACACCCGTAATTTCCTTCTTGGATTGCACCTGCTCTCCCACCTGATTCTCGGTATTTCTATAATTAATGGAGTCCTTGCTTTTGAACCTATCATTATCCTCTATAGCTTTATATGTGGGCTGATCTGCATCCATAATTATACAAAAACTGATAACATAGAGTCTCGTTCCCGCAAGTTAGAAAGAACAATTCTTGTAGATGGAGAATCAACCTCAATTGTCGGACTGAGAACTATTGCAAGTGTCTTTTTAACATAA
- a CDS encoding helix-turn-helix transcriptional regulator, whose product MKASGLLSILTFSEKRKDILFLLQENPRTLSEIKDYFDVRSPEILPRLKEMEGSNLIVRQEGLYRLTPIGKVSAIHYRPLLDTLTAIEANEIFWKDHDLAAIPDILLNRIQELKECRVVRDEQEHIYDTHKAFIENVRTSIHFMGFSSIFLPSHPMMFLDLARRNIPISIILTPNVFFKIKSEHSVQIEEFLKFKHTGLYVYDNAKVAFVVTDRFLSLSLFFKNGTFDPRNDLIGFDSSSLKWGEDLFKYYKDNSIEIKNL is encoded by the coding sequence GTGAAAGCTAGTGGACTCTTAAGCATTCTCACCTTTTCAGAAAAAAGGAAGGATATTCTATTTTTACTTCAAGAGAATCCAAGAACTCTTTCCGAAATTAAAGATTACTTTGATGTAAGGTCACCTGAAATCCTGCCTCGCCTTAAAGAAATGGAAGGTTCAAATTTGATTGTCAGGCAGGAGGGACTGTATCGGCTGACACCTATTGGAAAAGTTTCAGCCATACATTACAGACCCTTACTGGATACTCTGACAGCTATAGAAGCAAACGAAATTTTCTGGAAAGATCATGACCTCGCTGCGATTCCTGATATATTGTTAAACAGAATTCAGGAACTTAAAGAGTGTAGAGTCGTAAGAGATGAACAGGAACATATTTACGATACTCATAAAGCATTTATAGAGAACGTAAGGACTTCTATCCACTTCATGGGCTTTTCATCCATTTTCCTTCCAAGCCATCCCATGATGTTTTTAGATTTAGCCCGTAGGAATATTCCCATTTCAATAATTCTTACACCTAATGTATTTTTTAAAATAAAAAGTGAACATAGTGTTCAGATTGAAGAATTCCTTAAATTCAAGCACACGGGTCTTTATGTATACGACAATGCAAAAGTAGCCTTTGTGGTAACAGATCGTTTCCTATCCCTTTCGCTCTTTTTCAAAAACGGAACCTTTGATCCTAGAAACGATCTGATAGGTTTTGACTCCTCTTCACTCAAATGGGGTGAAGATCTTTTTAAGTATTACAAAGATAATTCAATTGAAATAAAAAATCTATAA
- a CDS encoding PAS domain-containing protein, translated as MAVAVHSLVGLPTTIRSLKRKGLRLEKGKILDRNYTGPVLEEVLRTGKTIRGVPKKGTYLGRNVVVSPIFSEDGKVIAVIGIVDLLSVLEMQEIIRTVVNNSPAVVFLWKNEEKWPSEFVSENVVQFGYTVEDFISGRVLYGDIIHPEDLKRVEDSLKERIRRGEVDFNIEYRIFTKVGDIRWVNERTFIQRSPEGEVTHFQGLVLDVTERKENEEALRKSLETQKLLRTIINNSQAVAFLWENKENLPTVYVSENVTKFGYRVEDFTSGKVPYKSIIHKDDRGSVIETLKRNIAEKKDYFDVEYRILTGDRKTLWVEEKTFIQRDEEGKATHFQGLVVDITERKEAQKMLEIQRELGKELSTTWNLQTILSRVLDSCLQINGLDAGVIYLKDELLDQLNLVAYRETSPEFREKASRYKADSLEARQILIGKPIYSLEFYSDTTVDAMKKEGIKSIAIIPLNYRGEIVGSLNFASHTLDKIPWDIRNFLESIALQVVNYIAPVCIQAELS; from the coding sequence ATAGCGGTCGCGGTACACTCTCTTGTTGGACTTCCAACCACTATCCGCAGCCTCAAACGAAAGGGACTTCGCCTGGAGAAAGGTAAAATCCTTGACAGAAATTATACAGGCCCTGTACTCGAAGAGGTGCTCAGGACCGGAAAGACCATACGTGGAGTGCCAAAGAAAGGCACGTATCTGGGCAGGAACGTGGTTGTTTCTCCCATATTCTCAGAGGACGGGAAGGTTATTGCGGTAATAGGAATTGTGGATTTACTTTCTGTCCTTGAGATGCAGGAAATAATCAGGACAGTAGTAAATAACAGTCCTGCAGTGGTATTTCTCTGGAAAAATGAAGAAAAATGGCCTTCTGAATTTGTTTCTGAAAATGTGGTTCAGTTTGGGTACACAGTGGAGGACTTCATTTCAGGCAGAGTCCTGTATGGAGATATTATCCATCCTGAGGACCTGAAGAGAGTTGAGGATTCGCTTAAAGAGCGCATCCGAAGAGGTGAAGTCGACTTCAATATAGAGTATAGAATCTTTACAAAAGTAGGGGACATCCGCTGGGTGAATGAAAGGACATTTATCCAGCGGAGTCCTGAAGGAGAAGTGACTCACTTTCAAGGGCTTGTACTGGACGTAACTGAGAGAAAAGAAAACGAAGAAGCTCTCAGGAAGTCTTTAGAGACTCAGAAACTTTTGAGAACTATAATCAATAACAGCCAGGCAGTGGCTTTTTTGTGGGAAAACAAAGAAAACCTGCCAACGGTGTACGTTTCAGAAAACGTAACTAAGTTCGGATATAGAGTAGAAGATTTTACGTCAGGAAAAGTCCCTTACAAAAGCATTATTCATAAAGATGATAGAGGCTCAGTTATTGAAACTCTCAAACGCAACATTGCAGAGAAAAAGGACTATTTCGACGTTGAATATAGAATTTTAACGGGAGATAGAAAAACGCTCTGGGTAGAAGAGAAAACCTTTATCCAAAGAGATGAGGAAGGAAAAGCAACTCATTTCCAGGGCCTTGTAGTTGATATTACTGAAAGAAAAGAAGCCCAGAAAATGCTTGAGATCCAGCGAGAACTCGGAAAGGAACTGAGTACTACCTGGAATCTCCAGACAATACTCTCCCGAGTTCTTGATTCCTGCCTTCAAATAAACGGACTCGATGCAGGGGTTATATACCTCAAGGACGAACTCCTGGATCAACTAAACCTGGTTGCATATAGGGAAACTTCCCCTGAGTTTAGAGAAAAAGCTTCCAGATATAAGGCAGATTCTCTGGAGGCACGGCAAATTTTGATTGGAAAGCCCATATACTCACTGGAATTCTACTCAGATACAACGGTTGACGCGATGAAGAAGGAAGGAATAAAATCCATTGCCATAATTCCACTCAACTATAGAGGAGAGATTGTGGGCAGCCTGAATTTCGCTTCCCATACGCTTGATAAGATTCCTTGGGATATCCGAAACTTCCTTGAGAGCATTGCTCTCCAGGTGGTAAACTATATCGCTCCAGTCTGCATTCAAGCAGAGCTCTCGTGA
- a CDS encoding ABC transporter permease — protein sequence MNSFSKKTFIVARHEFLKTIKRKEFIFITFFFPFLFAGISVLPAVISGISPTEGQRVGYIDMTGSFEFPESIHREGFSLEPSEVKTSVVEFVMYSDISDARQALQAGQISSYLVIHEDFLKTGTIELYSFEKEASMQNFGLSAGLSNIVITSLLKDKVDELTLNRVRDPVNIKFYNVGESGESSEQGINDIFASFGLPFLTAFFLFFSIFSSSGFLLRGVAEEKENRIIEILLSSATPFEILTGKIFGLGAVGLLQVLIWLVVITLGSGYALTVKIEPTTLFLAVIYFIFGFLFFASVMAGIGAVTSSLQESQQIAGIFTFVAAFPLIFMQMIVTSPDSLFSVFLSLFPISSPVAMLARMGTTSVPLYQILASIFILLISVYVVILLSSRLFRTYLLMYGKRPKVKEIWKNIWTESRSMNKGA from the coding sequence ATGAATAGTTTTTCCAAAAAAACCTTTATTGTTGCAAGGCATGAGTTCCTGAAAACAATAAAGCGTAAAGAATTTATTTTTATAACCTTCTTCTTTCCATTCCTGTTTGCAGGAATCAGTGTTCTCCCTGCAGTTATTTCGGGCATTAGCCCAACTGAAGGCCAGAGAGTGGGTTATATTGATATGACTGGCTCTTTCGAATTCCCAGAATCAATACATAGAGAAGGTTTTTCTCTAGAGCCCTCAGAGGTAAAAACCTCAGTTGTAGAATTTGTAATGTACAGTGACATTTCTGATGCAAGGCAAGCCTTACAGGCAGGACAGATTTCTTCCTACCTTGTTATTCATGAAGATTTTCTTAAAACCGGAACAATAGAACTGTATAGCTTTGAAAAAGAAGCATCTATGCAAAATTTTGGGTTGTCCGCTGGACTCTCTAATATCGTTATTACTTCCCTCCTTAAGGACAAAGTGGACGAGCTAACTCTCAACAGGGTCCGAGACCCGGTTAACATAAAGTTCTATAATGTGGGAGAGAGCGGAGAGTCTTCTGAACAGGGTATTAATGATATCTTTGCCAGCTTTGGTCTTCCTTTTCTTACAGCTTTTTTCCTCTTCTTCAGCATTTTTTCATCATCCGGCTTTCTGCTTCGCGGAGTTGCCGAAGAAAAAGAAAACAGGATAATAGAAATCCTGCTGTCTTCGGCAACTCCTTTTGAAATCCTTACAGGCAAGATCTTTGGCCTTGGCGCAGTCGGTCTTCTGCAGGTTTTAATCTGGCTTGTGGTAATAACGCTCGGGAGCGGGTATGCCCTTACTGTAAAAATCGAACCTACCACTCTCTTCCTTGCTGTCATTTATTTCATATTTGGTTTCCTCTTTTTTGCCAGTGTGATGGCAGGAATTGGGGCTGTCACCAGTTCCCTTCAGGAGAGCCAGCAGATTGCAGGAATTTTTACGTTTGTCGCCGCATTTCCACTCATATTTATGCAAATGATCGTTACAAGCCCAGACAGCTTATTTTCAGTCTTTCTTTCTCTCTTTCCTATTAGTTCGCCTGTAGCCATGCTTGCCAGGATGGGAACTACGTCTGTGCCTCTTTATCAGATTCTTGCCAGTATCTTCATTCTGTTGATTTCGGTTTATGTTGTGATCTTACTTTCCAGCCGGCTTTTCAGGACTTATCTGCTCATGTACGGGAAAAGACCGAAAGTAAAGGAAATCTGGAAGAATATCTGGACGGAATCCAGATCGATGAACAAAGGAGCCTAA